The genomic region TCGGCTACTGGAGCTACACGACGGTCGTCGCGGAGGTCAGCACACCGTTCGAGGCCCACATCGCCGATCCCGAGAGCGAGGAGCTGCGCTGGGTGCGCCCCGGCGACGTGGAGAGCCTCCCGCTGCACCCGGCCTTCGCGGCCGCCTGGCCGCTGCTTCGCGAGCGGCTGGCCGAGCGGCCGGCGCTGGTCATCGATGCCGCCAACGTGGTCGGCTCGCGCCCCGACGGGTGGTGGAAGGATCGTGCCGGCGCCACCGAGCGGCTCATCGAGCGCCTGGGTGCCCTCGATGGGGCCGGCCTCCCGGGCCGGTGGTTCGGGCTCGACGAGCTGTGGCGGGTCTGGCCGGAGACGACCGTGGTGGTCGAGGGCCACGCCAAGCAGGTGAGTACCGCAGACCTCACCGTGCACGTCGCCCGCGCGGCCGCGGACGGCGACCGCGAGATCGTCGCCCAGGTGGCGGCGCTCTCGTCCGACGGTTGGACGCCGATCTGCGTCGTCACCTCCGACCGGGAGCTCCGGGAGCGGGTACGCCGACACGGTGC from Cumulibacter manganitolerans harbors:
- a CDS encoding NYN domain-containing protein, with amino-acid sequence MIEPRRPFGPRDANDGWVSGSRGRFWGKGGAAGLLAHDPARGVLLQHRVAWSDQGGTWGIPGGARHVGESAIGGAIREATEEAGVPPQALRTRYTHCFDVGYWSYTTVVAEVSTPFEAHIADPESEELRWVRPGDVESLPLHPAFAAAWPLLRERLAERPALVIDAANVVGSRPDGWWKDRAGATERLIERLGALDGAGLPGRWFGLDELWRVWPETTVVVEGHAKQVSTADLTVHVARAAADGDREIVAQVAALSSDGWTPICVVTSDRELRERVRRHGAAVVGAAELLAVLDG